tgcaagttgtagtacaataatcatatgtttgtcactgtcattattagcctcgacatattgatgaaattgtttgccgtagtcattccataagccacatgctatatataataatttttccattatatgatattttgaaaccagttgtactcataatgtgatattattatgaaaaataattaagaataaaagatatacacatatttgtgatcatgtgcttgacattcaagtatatgtatttaatcatgttGCGCGTCCAtgacacgcataggtttattttcaatcatttattctatgataatatgataaccattaggattgtttttatattacttgataacaattagaactctTGTTTTGAGcgacaactgtaactttaactattaatatgcaaaactaatatgtagaaaaggagaaaattatgcacctttttgattgagtgatagaatgaatcttgaatggagtttatattgatttggatttaggattCAAGTAACCCGCTGTtataaatcgtgtttataaaatGTATCTAAATGtcacattgtatttatatcaaatattaaactaaatattaatatttataattataaaaatctaatctaatatttgttaataagccattaggttttgaaataattttttatagaaaatatttcatatgttgaaaattttttatttaattaaatgattgtaaattttaaatttttttttcaagttaatggctaaaaataaatataaattaagtattcagggctaaaaatgtaaattattgatgaaaaacaaaaaaatgtaaattaaagagactttttctacaaatcaatataaatactaatataataatatatttggataatgattattaggatttttttatttgtagtttatctaaatgatgacatcatcaaaagtcaatttgatgaaatcgagcaatgtgattggttaataagtcattagttcaactgtcttgtatatattaagataagattaagatgaCTTTTCGCaacttaaaataagaatgtatatgtaaaattatgttatttttaaacaaaaattatttataccAGACTTTAGTTCCATAAATGTGTTTAATCTAGATTATGTTCCAAACTTCCAATGTCTTAATTAGATCACGCTAAAAAATCCCTCACGCAATCATGTCTTTGTGGAGTGCAAAAGAAtattaaattcataaaatttACCCGGTAGTTCTCAtgaaatataaaatcaaaaagaaaaaattaataaaataaaataaagacgGGTTTGTAGAAAGGTGAAATTACTAAAAGGGGTCTGAAACCTAGATACATACAGAACTGTATAACATAGCAGAGCAGCCAGACGGGGGTGTTAAACAAATTCCGATGAAAAAGCCAACGCAGCTCAATCCCAACTGGGCTCAGCTCTGTCAAGTAAGTCTCacttcacacacacacacgcccCTTTTGactattatcaaaaaaaaattattttctttatatattatttattgttgATTGCAGAAATTTGGCTATGGGTCCAAGAAACCATTATCAGACACCCAAGATTCTATTTTAGGTTTGTCAATTTGCTTAACCCTTattgtttttctatttatttattttttttaatatttttttttttgaatgtttaGAAGTTATATAAGTGTTGAAGTTAAGACACCCATTTACCAAAAGTgttaaagtttgaaactttatttGCAAAAGGGAAGATACTTTGAATTAATCGTTAATTGTGCATAAATGTTTTAAGTTAGAAAGATACCAATTCACCTCCATTGTTAAGAGCATTTGGTATGGTGTTTGGCTTTATATCCCGCATAGCTCGACAACCATTACCTGGTTGATCGGCGTCTcatacgttttttttttcccttctcaCACATAGTTTAAACATAATTTAACATGTCCTTGGAAGTCCTGCATGATAACTGGGTAAAAGTGTTTAAGTAGGGAAAATGATGTGAGATGTGGCGTTATGGGTCTTGGTGACCATACCTGATGCTCTAAAGTTTATTTGTTGAAATTAGGTttgttcataattttttttgtttattttaggGTAAGAATGTGTGTATGTTTTTGTAGGAAAGAGGAAAGAGAGGACTGATAATGAGGAGGTTAATGAAAGTGAGGTGAATGTTCTTGCTCCGACTTCATCCGATTCAAGGTATAAAATCTATTTAAGCCTTTTTAGAGgtcacacacatatacataatatCATAGATACAAGGGGTCTCTCAAGCTCTTTTGAGGCTTAAAACGGTATCTTAATTGGGGCCTTAACAGTAAAAATTATTGCAATTTCATAATGTTCTATATCTAAGTTTTATTCTAAACTTCTATTCATTGCCTAATctctaaaaaattttaaaaccagTTTAGGATAGTGCCTTAACTTCAGCAGCTTTACTCTTATGACACCCCGATACATAGCAACAGGAATGATGGGAGTTTTACACATATATCAATAATCAGTTTTGTTGTAGCTACTCCTCAAATCTGATTTTGGTGGCCataaataattagaaaaatCAGAACGATAATATCTTTTTAGTGCGTCAAATTCTCTAGTAAGAAATCACAGTAATCAATTTAGATACATATCCAAATGTCCCCTTAGACAATATAACATTTTAACATTCTTGTTTTTCATATGGTGTGAACATTGTGTCAAGAGAATGATACTGTTATTCTCGTTTAAATAGGAGAAATTGGAGGGGGGCACTTGAACCTTTTTATGGACCAAATCTTGATGTTGCAAGCTTCATGATTGTATTTTCTTTATAGTTTCTGATTACTAGATATGTAATTGTGACACGTATTAACTAAGTAGCAATTTGACAGTATCACAAATGAGGTTGCCATGGATTGTGAAATGGTTGGCGTCAGCCCTCTAGGAAACAAAAGTGCTCTTGGAAGGGTCACATTGGTAATTGtatttcatattatatattctGATTATCACcatatttatttttgtcattGGTCCGGCTGACCCTAAAATAACTGTCAATCTATGCCGAAATGGGGTTGGGTTGCACTCTTCAAGTTATCTGAGTAATCCATACAGTATTTGGAAAGCAGCAATTTACAATGGACATATGTGCAAATAAACTGTTACATTTATATGCAGGTAAATAAGTGGGGAAACGTTATATATGACGAGCATGTTCGTCCCGTTGAACGTGTGGTTGATTTTCGTACTCAAATAAGTGGCATTCGACCTCGAGACttaaaaaaaggttttgctTTTCTTTGTGTCCATTTATCCTTGTAAGTTATAGTGTTTTTGGGATATTCAACTGTGATCAGTTTGACTTACATAATATGATTCTATCTCCAGCAAAAGATTTTCGGGTTGTTCAGAAGGAAGTGGCAGAATTGCTCAAAGGGAAGACTCTTGTTGGCCATGCATTACGAAATGATCTTAAGGTTAGTTTGGTAAATTTCTAATCTATGTGGCGAAGGTCAACACAACCAGAGGCGGCCAAAGTGGCAGGTCATGCAGATTTTGTACTACATTAAGATGGTTATGGGTGAAAGGAGGAATGGGTTATTATTGGCAAGGGCTGGAGCTGGCTGGGCTGGTCTGACCTGAAAAACATTTTACccaattttgtaaaaatttgtcATAGAAAACTTTTGTGTGGCAAGTATGATTGCTAAATGCATATTTGGGCACTTTTTTTTTACTCATTTAACCTCTCTTTTAGCTACTTCTATATACTCAGTTGTCGCATAACCAACAAAACATAACCGTTATCGTATGCTGAGAAActtatgtaaatatattataaactatttaaaaagagaaaatattgGGGTCTTAGCTAAATGGCATAACCAAGACACAGAGGCATCTAATGTGAATTTATAAggttttctttctttctgtaGGCCTTGTTATTAAGTCATCCGAAGCAGGATATACGAGATACTGCAGAATATCAACCATTTCTAAAGTATTGCATATGTACCTCATTCTGATCTTTCCATGATTTGCTACAGTTTATCTGCAAACGTGGCTAAATAGTTaatattttctataactaaCACATAAAACCGTCTCTATGATGCAGAGAAGGGCGTAGCAAAGCACTCAGACATCTTGCAGCCGAAGTCCTTGGTGTCAAGATCCAAAACGGCGAGCATTGTCCTGTAAGTTCCGTttcaaagtatttaaaaaaaaaaatattatttataaagggAACAATTTTAGAGCAAATCGATCACATCAATTACAGATAGAAGATGCCCGTGCTGCGATGATGCTTTACATGAAGAAAAAGCGGGAGTGGgaaaaatttgttaaagatTTTGCCAAGATGAGACTAAAGCAGAAGAAGCGTAAGCCGAAGAAACATAAACAAGAAAGTTGACCTGCATCTTAAATTCAGTGTAAGGCTTTCTTCACAGATCAAATCTGAGTTGGAAGTTATCTGTGGTGGCTTCATGCGGCAGTAATCAATGCCATTTTGATGAAATCGGTATCTTATAGTTGTCGCGAATGATGATAATGATCATCTATTGATCAAGAATTTTGATTTTTGGCAAGTTGCTAAACATTTTAGGTCTTTGTAAAATGTGTTTGTAAAAGGCTAATTCGAGCCAAAATTTTGCTACGCTAAAACTGAAAAGGAACATCAAACTTCAGTGATTCAACAGGTTTGGGGGAAAACAGAAGTGCgattacttgtattttttttacaatttatcgTGTACACTTTGTTTTTGTTAGCCATCATGTATTTGGGGCATAATTACTTAATATTGTTATAGGGACTGTAGAATGGCAAATACAAGTTTACGCTCATAGTTAGCTAATGACAAATACATTAGCtaattaaacatgtaataagAATAGGGATGCCAAAAATACAAGTTTTCCATTTTATTATTTCACGTTGAGTATACAAACTTTGAAATGCTGGACTTAATTGAGAGAAAAGTTGTCAAAAACTGTGCAATCATCTTATTTATacttcaaaattacaatcaCCTAGCTGGGCTTTAACCAGTCCGTGTAAAACATTTCTTAATTGAGAATGATTGAAAGATGGGGAACTTTCGAGCTCTatgtgttacatgaactagcgTCTTTTACCCAGGCTTTGCGCCGATAATGGCTGGTTTCTGGACTGGTCCTGCGCCTTGTACTGTTTCTGCATCTCTATGCCAACGCATATGTCGATggtctatataaataaatatatgaataaatcTAATCTAAATACGTTATATCCGTTTTTCGGTAATATAAAATGCTTATACCttcaattttattatttttttaagttaaaaaaaaaaaagaagaagaaaagaaagtcGAAATCTTTCATATCCGTGATTGTAGTTAATTAATGTTAATGGTTTTGATATAAGTTAGGATTTATTGATTAACTAGTGCTCAAGCCCGTCTAATGGACGGCTAGTCTCAAAGTATATTAatcaaaagctaaaaaattagaatttaagtatattaaatcTCTATGACCAATgtcacaatttaatcaatacgaaaactaaaaaaggagacatatgaaaattaactctatataaatattgattctagtttaccttttttttcaacttttaattacaatactaataataataataataatgataataataatttaagtttataatatattgaatttcataaaagtgataatctt
The sequence above is drawn from the Erigeron canadensis isolate Cc75 chromosome 4, C_canadensis_v1, whole genome shotgun sequence genome and encodes:
- the LOC122596638 gene encoding RNA exonuclease 4, which gives rise to MKKPTQLNPNWAQLCQKFGYGSKKPLSDTQDSILGKRKERTDNEEVNESEVNVLAPTSSDSSITNEVAMDCEMVGVSPLGNKSALGRVTLVNKWGNVIYDEHVRPVERVVDFRTQISGIRPRDLKKAKDFRVVQKEVAELLKGKTLVGHALRNDLKALLLSHPKQDIRDTAEYQPFLKEGRSKALRHLAAEVLGVKIQNGEHCPIEDARAAMMLYMKKKREWEKFVKDFAKMRLKQKKRKPKKHKQES